The Myripristis murdjan chromosome 6, fMyrMur1.1, whole genome shotgun sequence sequence ATGcaatgtgttgaaaatgacacatcctTTCTGTTTACTCCAGCAGAGGTTTGTAAGGTACTCTGGGCTCCTCTTGGGTTACAAACACTAGTACTTTAGCCAGGTACGTGCTGAGCATGCCATAGCgcctcagcctcagctccaGTGATAGTTCAAAGTCCTGCGGCTCAGTGATAAGCCGTGCCACTGACATCACACCACCGGTGGGCACCCTTTCCGTCTTGAAGAAGCCGCCCTCGTTTCCGGCGATGATGGCAATCTGGATGTCATCACCGGCCACGGTGTGGGACGGGCCCATGCGGAAGATGTTGGTGAAGACAGGGATGTTGGTGGGGAAGGTAAGGTGGTAGTAGGTTATTCTCTGGGGCATGGCCAGGCACTCGCTAGACTCATTGCAAAGCAAGCGTTCACATCGACTGCAAAGAGAGACGGGTGGGGGACAGGGGTGGGGCAGAGCAGGACAggacaagacagaacaaaacaggcacaaagagagagagagagagagagagagagagggagggagagagagatagatagagagagagagagagagggggagagagagagagagagagagagagagagagagagagagagaggtgtaaaTTTCATTTGCCGTGCAGGGCATGCAGTGAAGGGAACATCAAACTCAGCGGTCTGGTACTTTAAGTGTTTGTGGACAGGCGTGTCACGGTGCCCTCTGTGGGATCATGCAAGGAGTTCTCTAAATAGTGCTTCTGTACATGGATGGCCATACCCAGcctctactgtgtgtgtgccaatgAAAACATATCCATATGCATTTCATCATTCAACTGCCTACTTTCTAAAACAACAGAGCATGCTAAAGCTGAATCCTTGCTGAAATCATTCCAGCTACAAGCATATTTGACATGCAGAGCCTTGACCCACAGATAGGAATAAGAATAAGGCCTGATATTGTTCACTGAGCTCTTGGCAGAAACATCAACCAACCTTGGCTGTGGGGAACTTGGacattaaagtgtgtgtgtgtgtgtgtgtgtgtgtgtgtgtgtgtgtgtgtgtgtgtgtgtgtgtgtgtgtgtgtgatttctgatGGCCTCTGTattctttaaaggaccataccagtgattttgtatgtttagcctaatatccagaaaatgtatacttttatccagccattggatATAAGTATTCCATCATTGTAATTAAGTTGTCAAcaagttttcctaaaagcagcaacactgttgtgttttgatgacttaatTTGGGCATAAACTGCGAGTGAAATAGTCTCTGCACCACAGTTGTGTGGTTTACGAATGGCGgaaaggtgggtgtttcaaccaaaaattcaaatttgatctttaatacccctgcatgatttgaaaaatgctttgctgcaaagtaaaatgtgtgtaattgtagaaaatgagccaaaaattCAAGTCACTAAATGATCCTTTAAAACTCTCATGACCTCTGCATCTTGAACTGTTGTGAGTGCAGATGACTcaaatgtgtatgtttgtctgaGTGTATACTCAGAGACATTCATGCATCATATCTGTTGATGTCTGTTTGTTTACGTGTCCCACTCAGTTATACATTTGTAACAGAGGCACAACCCAGGTACTCACGTCTCTCCAACTCGCCGATAATTTGTGGGACATTCGAAGGACAGGCATCTGAATCCTCCCTGCACATTGAAGCAGCTCTGATTcactgtgcacgtgtgtgttccCGTCACACATTCATCAACATCTGGGAGTGAAAAGGCAAATAAGTGGCAAAACCTGATTTCAGAACATTtaaacatatgtatatgtacttACTTACTGGACCAGAATTTATCCAAAAATGCTGCAATGACACAAGACTGGAAGAATTGTGTGTAATATTATACATGACCATgctaaatgtaaaaataaaggaTTTCATTCTCAATAATTAAGGGATCATGTCAATTTTAACAACAACCCTCAAGTGATGAAAGTCAGCGTGGTATGAGGTTGGAAGATGAAAAGTACAATGTACATGCAACATAGAGGGCACAAATATTATATAACATTAGCATTGAATATATCTTTAAATCTATATTGGATTTACCTGGTTGATGCTACAGCACCATTTGAATTGCACCACCTGTATATGGTCTGTTATCTTTGCAGAAAAGGCTAGCCTGAGTGCATGGTTTGCACACTGGAGGATATGTTTTACAAAGGGCAGTTTAAAAATCTGAGGATACAGTTTTATAACTGACGGGTATGGTTTCCAAATCTGTACAAATGTACAGATCTGtacatggatttattttttccaccccAGGGGATTCTGTACCAGAATGTTTAGGCTCTGCTAATAAAAACTCTGTTGGCCCATGAGGACTCATAGTCTCATGTGAAGACAGCTTACCCTGGCAGCTGCGTCCATTGGCTGCCAGGGTGTAACCATTGACAGGGCAAGTGCAGTGGAAACTGCCAGGGGTGTTGTGACAGCGATAGGAGCAAATATGACCTCCAGTCGGCAGGGCACATTCATCGATGTCTAGAACAGTGAGAGATCAGACAGTTAGTACCAAGGTAAGTGCTCAAACAGGAACAGAAATGAAAGGAATTCACCAGCTGTCTGACAAATTATGCCTATGAATAACTTAGAACAAAATGAGCAAATGCTTTTCTTCTACATGTCCAGaatttttttggtttgcttcAGTGCATGCTAACACATTAGTCTTAGTCATCTCTtgaatttatttagtttttgtcttgGTCAGATTTTCATTTATGTTATGTTAGTCTTGCTCAAGTTTTAGTCAGAAGCACTGATATAACTTGAGTCAATTTCGTGAAATGATAGGACACCACACTAAAAATATATTGTTCTGGCTGGTCCCCTTGCTTGCATTGAGGTGTAGCATTTGCTCTTCTGTAATGACAATTAGTTGACAATATTAACactggcactgtgtgtgtgtctgtgttattaCATGACACAGGGGGGTCCACTCTATGTCACCAGGGCCTATGTTCCatcaatataatttttttcaaactgaaacaggCTCATGTTCCCTCAATCTTTTGCTttttcaacataaaaacaagaataatATACATATCTCTGTTacataaaaaagtaaacaatCAGGCAGGGGAAACCCTGTGTCTTAAAAAAGTTACATTATGGGAATATtgggccctgggaacatagatgCTCCTTTAGTTAGCTCAGCATTATCCTAAAAGCACCACAGCACACTAAATACTGAACACCAGGAAACTGCCTTCAAATTGCATTGGCAAAATTTGAATTAGGGTATACCGAGAAGGAGACCATCTTACCTTCACAAGTTACACCATCATTGTCACTGAGCTGGTAACCCCGGCGACAGTAGCACTGGTAGGAGCCGTACACATTGGCACACTCTTGACTGCACGGGTTGCTCTCACACTCGTTCAAATCTACACACAATCAAACATGTTCACTCGCCACTAACTCACTGTGCTGTCCAACCAACAAGCATGTAAGCTGAAGTGCATCGTgcacagtgttattttttttggatATATGCCTGCCATACCATCACAGTTTCTGCCATCATTGGCCAGCTTGAAGCCTGTGGTACAGCTACACTTGTAGGACCccagggtgttttcacacttgtGAGCACACAGGCGACCAGGGTAGTGCCTGCATTCATTCATATCTGAAAGCAAAAATTACAACATGCTCTACAAACATTTCTAGCAGCAGTGTAATAGTAACTGACTATGATTCTCAACATAGTCAGTTACTATAGTGTACTGCTGCATCATCATCTGTTATCTGCAAGTTTAAGACTTTAACTGTATCATCTGTCTCTGGtctctgcatttgggtccacccacctgcatcactgtgacagAGAACAAACTTGAATTTTGCCATGTGAACTTCTACTGAGAGAGATATTATCAACTGTGTACCTTCACAAACCCTGCTGATGCTGTTGAAGATGTAGCCAGTTGCACACTCACAGCGGTAGGACCCCACCAGATTGATACAACCATGACCTGAACAGGCTGCATCAGGACCCTTACACTCATCAATATCTGCGGACAGTGGGGGAGGGAGATGCATGCGACCCTGTCAGAACCATAGGTGGGCTATAGGGATGCTTTGTATTTTCAGATAGTGATTTTCTAGTCATACCCTCGCAGCGTGTGCCCTCCTCGTTGAGGTGATAGCCTCGGCCACAGTTGACAGAGTTCCTCTGGCATTTGTAGGAGCCCAATGTGTTGATACACAGTTGCCCTGGGTGGCACGGCCCCGTCTGGGCAAGACATTCATTGATGTCTGGAACACAGATGACATCAAAATTATGTTCTGATTCATCTCTCATCACTCTTACAGACGATCACCTTTTTAAATGATCCGTTTGACTAAGTAGTGAAGTTGCCTGCTCGAGATCTATGTTTAACCTTTCATCCCAAAATAACAATTTCTTTAGATGTAGGCCTATTtagggaacaaaacaaaatgaaaaatgcaaaaagtccTACAGCCTGTGACTGTTGATGTAAATTTGCTGTAGTATCTTATTGTGACCCATACCAAAATGTAACACCATAACCTGCTACATAACCATAGTTATCCATAGTTATccatagtttttattttattttattttattttatttattatatattttaacttgTTGGTTTTTAGGTTATttattatctatctattattCACTGGTCCTGGGAAACACTTTTcgttcttccatgttttttaatatgtttgaatgacaataaagtatatctgaatctgaatctgaatctcaaTCCATATCCATGAGACAGTTCTGTTCCTTTACTGTCGTGTATCTTGATATAGGCCTGCCTAACAGcttacatgaaaaatgaatagtCCTGCAACAACATCCACCCTTACGCTCCTAAATGCTGTCTACCATTCAGCTCTTAGGTTTATAACTAGATAAATCTATGACACTCATCCCTGTATTCTTTATCAAAAAATGGGTAGGCCTTCTCTTTTCATGAGAAGAAACCAGCATTTATAAATTGCCCTTATATTTGACAGCAATTATTGGTTGGAGAGTTGGAACACATAACACCTGTattatattatgatttttattattgttactattatgaCATTACTGTGTGTATCACAATCActatcacacttttttttttttgttttattgatgcaATGTAATCAGGTCTTCTCAGTGGGGCttacctgattaaataaaagttattattattattatttttattattattattattattattattattattgatattattattattatcatcatcatcatcatcatcatcattattattatgttgttgttattattacattgctgttgttgttgttgttttattttattttattatttttattattacgaAACATCTTCTAAGATGGCTCTTTGCATGGTGATGCAAAGCaggtgctttaaaaaaaaagatggaataGGCTGCATTATGTGAAAACTAAGtttcacagtggaaaaaaaaaaaaaacaaattgaactGGTGTGaaataactacaaaaaaactgcatataATTGGTCGCAACATTTCTTCCACCAACGCATGACACAAATTGCATCATCTGGAGGTGAAAGAAATCCTATTCATCCAGGTGCTGGGTGAGCTCTCAAGGCAGAGAAAAAATGTGCTTTCCACACATACTCACCACAATAGAATGGTAGTGTTTGGACTGAAATTTggcaaaatgttctttttagACCCTTTGGACTCTATTGGTACACTGGCCTGGGACAGAGTACTCACCAATGCAGTTGCCAAGGGCATCCTGAATATAGCCGGCACTACACTTCACCTTGGGACGACAGCGGAATGACCCCTGTGTGTTTTGGCACTCAAACTCAGGGACACAGTTATGGGTACCAGTCTCACATTCATCAATATCTGGAGGgaagaaataagacaaattgcCACTGAAAACACTCCTTTTGATACAATGGAAAGTGTCACAAGTGTCAGTCACAgtatttactttaatttgatCAGAAATCTGTCCGTAGTGTCTCTCCCCAACAGGGAACAGCATGACTGACCTTTGCAATTGTTGTTGTCAGTGAGCTCATAGCCAGTCCCACAGCTGACCTCTCTCTGGCAACGGAATGAGCCCTCTGTATTGATACACCGCTCTCCTGCCCGACAGTTACTGGCCCCCAGCAAACACTCATTGATATCTGGCAGAGGACGGGACAGAAGAGGAGATCATAGCCTGCATTTGTACATCCTTTTATtttgactgtatttttatttcatttcctgcTGGCGTCAGCTTCTTTTTTGTCCTTCCCAgtgcagttaaaaaaagaaacttcaaGATTTGCTTTATGGAATAGTAGTGCAACACTAAAGTTTGGTGGTGAAGAACGCTCAAATTTTACTAATTTACTTGCCCCAAAATGACTTACACAAAATTTTGCAAACTTGTTTCACCTGATTGGCTATAGTCAGTCTCTACTTATCTGATTCCTTACTTGGCTATTTCACCAACTCTTCTTCCATCTCTATATTTGCTTCTCAGGCTCCATCACCTCTCTTATGTCCCTTGTATTATACGTTTTGACCAGTAGAAGTAGGCGCTAAAGATATTCCACAGGCGTTATTTTCACCAAGCTTTTACCCCATGCCATTATCACTGTTATTCCAGTTTTCATATGCGTATCTCAAAATTAGTGAGCTTCAAGTAGATG is a genomic window containing:
- the fbln1 gene encoding fibulin-1 isoform X2 gives rise to the protein MAPWIVLLCSLFGVLHGQGGEQTSIEDCCKDGRRRGMDNQDCTALPLISESTTCRIAQEQCCVSVLEDNMCTTGMNMAKDQGACETLFVTNTCETKTTKTCCDCCLLGKAVQEQGLPCDYDLSLGPQCAQVSRGCCIDSNPDNQTTPTVASEKGDGTNDPRGDALQSDQCKGNGNCAHRCTGNGTCTCFKGYKLKPDGKNCEDINECLLGASNCRAGERCINTEGSFRCQREVSCGTGYELTDNNNCKDIDECETGTHNCVPEFECQNTQGSFRCRPKVKCSAGYIQDALGNCIDINECLAQTGPCHPGQLCINTLGSYKCQRNSVNCGRGYHLNEEGTRCEDIDECKGPDAACSGHGCINLVGSYRCECATGYIFNSISRVCEDMNECRHYPGRLCAHKCENTLGSYKCSCTTGFKLANDGRNCDDLNECESNPCSQECANVYGSYQCYCRRGYQLSDNDGVTCEDIDECALPTGGHICSYRCHNTPGSFHCTCPVNGYTLAANGRSCQDVDECVTGTHTCTVNQSCFNVQGGFRCLSFECPTNYRRVGETRCERLLCNESSECLAMPQRITYYHLTFPTNIPVFTNIFRMGPSHTVAGDDIQIAIIAGNEGGFFKTERVPTGGVMSVARLITEPQDFELSLELRLRRYGMLSTYLAKVLVFVTQEEPRVPYKPLLE
- the fbln1 gene encoding fibulin-1 isoform X1 → MAPWIVLLCSLFGVLHGQGGEQTSIEDCCKDGRRRGMDNQDCTALPLISESTTCRIAQEQCCVSVLEDNMCTTGMNMAKDQGACETLFVTNTCETKTTKTCCDCCLLGKAVQEQGLPCDYDLSLGPQCAQVSRGCCIDSNPDNQTTPTVASEKGDGTNDPRGDALQSDQCKGNGNCAHRCTGNGTCTCFKGYKLKPDGKNCEDINECLLGASNCRAGERCINTEGSFRCQREVSCGTGYELTDNNNCKDIDECETGTHNCVPEFECQNTQGSFRCRPKVKCSAGYIQDALGNCIDINECLAQTGPCHPGQLCINTLGSYKCQRNSVNCGRGYHLNEEGTRCEDIDECKGPDAACSGHGCINLVGSYRCECATGYIFNSISRVCEDMNECRHYPGRLCAHKCENTLGSYKCSCTTGFKLANDGRNCDDLNECESNPCSQECANVYGSYQCYCRRGYQLSDNDGVTCEDIDECALPTGGHICSYRCHNTPGSFHCTCPVNGYTLAANGRSCQDVDECVTGTHTCTVNQSCFNVQGGFRCLSFECPTNYRRVGETTARLERSDTVRCIKSCQPSDVACVLDPVHLVSYTVISMPTFREFTRPEEIVFLRTTVPAYGSYHFGSYDVKFDILEGNVENAFDIIKRVENGMYVGVVRQVKPLIGPLNIVLKLSTSNLTSQGVSHQNIINVYVFVSEFWF